The genomic stretch TTGAAACCGCTAGCTCAACACTACCAATGATATGGTTGGCTCCTGCTAAACGAAATGGTTCAGCAAAATCAGAGTGACGCATCCGAGCCAGAATATGGGGAACACCGTAGTGCTTGGCAAGAGTCACCATTGCCAAGTTCAAAGCATCATTTCGCAGAGCAGCCACTAAAGAGTCGGCTTTACGAATCCCAGCTTCTAACAATACTTCTGTACTCACAGCACTGCCTTCAAAAGCCATCGCTCCTACTTGTTCACGCGCATAACGGCAAGCATTAGGATCAATGTCAATGACGGCAACAGTATGCCCTAGTTCTACCAATTTTTGAGCCAAACTCACCCCTACTAAGCCTGCTCCACCAATTAGCACGTACATAGCTGCTCCTGATGTTCAACTTACTACTTCACTTTACAGACTAGCAAGCGAGTCAAGGTATAGCTTGACTCGCTTGTTTGCCAACTTTGAGAGAATGTACAGGATGCTATGCCCTAAGGAGCATCAATTCAATTGTTGGGATTAGTTTTGATTTAATTGGATTTCACATTGAGGGCGTATTCTCTAAACCGTTCTAAATCAGCTTTAATCGTAGATTCTACCGCTCGTCCCAAAAACAAATTATCCATGATTTTCCCAAGGATACCAGGGATAGCATAGGAAATGCTAAGTTTCACAATGCTGCTATTTTTGCGATCGTAAAAGCGAATCGCTCCCTGATTCGGCAAACCATCAATTGATTCCCACTGGATAATTTGATTAGGAATCATCTTCATAATCTTGGATTTC from Tolypothrix sp. NIES-4075 encodes the following:
- a CDS encoding potassium channel family protein; translation: MYVLIGGAGLVGVSLAQKLVELGHTVAVIDIDPNACRYAREQVGAMAFEGSAVSTEVLLEAGIRKADSLVAALRNDALNLAMVTLAKHYGVPHILARMRHSDFAEPFRLAGANHIIGSVELAVSTMVNAIEYPQVESMMHFDQGQIEVLKLSIPNNCYVVGRTIAEIAQDSRFPTGSLIIGYQPHPHEDLMIPNGSTVLEPDSTVLIVTKPGSLHQVIDFIEGCK
- a CDS encoding SRPBCC family protein, translating into MADWLEHSVQVEVEAPIELVWNLWSDLEQMPRWMKWIDSVKVPEDNPELSFWTLNTGGLQFTWKSKIMKMIPNQIIQWESIDGLPNQGAIRFYDRKNSSIVKLSISYAIPGILGKIMDNLFLGRAVESTIKADLERFREYALNVKSN